From a single Osmerus mordax isolate fOsmMor3 chromosome 6, fOsmMor3.pri, whole genome shotgun sequence genomic region:
- the rps19 gene encoding 40S ribosomal protein S19, whose amino-acid sequence MPGVTVKDVNQQEFVRALSAFLKKSGKLKVPDWVDIVKLAKHKELAPSDENWFYTRAASTVRHLYLRGGAGVGSMTKIYGGRQRNGVCPAHFSVGSKNVARKVLQALEALKMVEKDPNGGRRLTAQGTRDLDRIAGQVAAAKKTAIVQ is encoded by the exons ATGCCTGGTGTCACAGTGAAAGACGTCAACCAGCAGGAGTTTGTCCGTGCACTATCTGCTTTCCTGAAAAA GTCAGGAAAGCTCAAGGTGCCTGACTGGGTGGACATTGTGAAGCTGGCCAAACACAAGGAGCTTGCCCCAAGCGATGAGAACTGGTTCTACACCAGAGCTG cctccacgGTGCGTCACCTGTACCTGCGTGGAGGCGCCGGCGTGGGCTCCATGACCAAGATCTACGGGGGCCGCCAGAGGAACGGCGTGTGCCCCGCCCACTTCAGCGTGGGCTCCAAGAACGTGGCCCGCAAGGTGCTCCAGGCCCTCGAGGCGCTCAAGATGGTGGAGAAAGATCCCAATGG TGGCCGAAGACTAACTGCCCAGGGTACCAGGGATCTTGACAGGATTGCTGGCCAG GTTGCAGCTGCAAAGAAAACAGCAATTGTTCAATAA